In a genomic window of Occallatibacter riparius:
- a CDS encoding VWA domain-containing protein translates to MRLHKSKLGSLRLKIALHVVFIALQIGSIALRSGGAQAQPNLNGRITLDVVVTDAAGKPVSSLQSRDFRIFEDGAERQIATFAGPDLHARAQNAPTQMIIVIDSLNNGFTEMGFMRQGLVRFLRENDGRLGQPTTIAQLTPSGMKILSQPSRDGNALANIVNGLGATVKPRGLDVLELSLNALVALATRETGVPGRKQLVWLGPGWATPLPPQGAFTKADVRDQRTYYAVAVQIAKLLRAARIVLYGGYSGGEYYRRDYLKPVKKLSDVDARALALNVLAIKSGGRGELPQTNRDSVVADMLDNFAAEANTFYSLSFDPPKHAANEYHEIRVAVNGAGLTARTIIGYYSEPENPSPEPAVRATAPEQSPSADEHTVRKFVTVAELIASLDALKGQSDAVAAREIEHLQLTERLSSAKFASLSSLMPGEKSKAALTALVDSSVFLMPPANEIPALAAPDLVAQRRIVSLAVNYLGQVVPKLPNFFARRTTVRFEGLQTVAKNGAAPQDHPPLRRANEETVTVLYRDGKEVVGNGRDKADARQTELVTRGIFGPVLSTVVVDASHGDMKWSHWETGPNGAMAVFAYNVSEAQSHYQVSSAALLNTSGSTAGFITAYHGEIGIDPASGTILRLALQADLAPGPPLDRADIMVEYGAVEIGSKDYICPLRSVSFSSEGSPAKNGGPAGTRYATRLNDVVFDNYHVFRSDMRIVPE, encoded by the coding sequence ATGAGACTTCATAAAAGCAAGTTGGGCTCCTTGCGACTGAAGATCGCTTTACATGTTGTCTTCATTGCCCTCCAGATTGGGTCCATCGCCCTTCGTTCAGGCGGAGCGCAGGCACAGCCCAACCTCAATGGACGTATCACTCTGGACGTAGTGGTCACCGATGCCGCAGGCAAGCCCGTTTCCAGCTTGCAGTCTCGAGACTTCCGCATCTTCGAAGATGGTGCCGAGCGGCAGATCGCCACGTTTGCTGGACCCGACCTGCATGCGCGGGCCCAGAATGCCCCCACGCAGATGATCATCGTCATCGACTCTCTCAATAACGGGTTCACTGAGATGGGCTTCATGCGGCAGGGACTGGTGAGGTTTCTCCGTGAGAACGATGGCCGCCTGGGGCAACCCACTACGATTGCCCAACTCACTCCCTCCGGCATGAAGATCCTCTCTCAGCCATCGCGCGACGGCAACGCGCTGGCCAACATCGTGAACGGACTCGGAGCAACAGTTAAGCCGCGCGGACTTGATGTACTTGAACTATCCCTCAACGCTCTGGTCGCACTGGCTACCAGGGAGACAGGCGTACCGGGACGAAAGCAACTGGTCTGGCTCGGTCCTGGATGGGCTACTCCGCTGCCACCGCAGGGGGCGTTCACCAAGGCCGATGTACGCGACCAGCGCACCTACTACGCGGTCGCAGTGCAAATTGCAAAGCTACTGCGGGCCGCACGCATCGTGCTTTACGGCGGCTATTCGGGTGGCGAGTATTACAGGCGTGATTATCTGAAACCGGTGAAAAAGCTATCGGACGTGGATGCCAGGGCGCTGGCTCTGAATGTCCTGGCCATCAAGAGCGGCGGCAGAGGGGAACTGCCGCAGACCAATCGCGATAGCGTAGTCGCCGACATGTTGGATAACTTCGCCGCCGAAGCCAACACGTTCTATTCACTTTCGTTCGATCCGCCAAAGCATGCAGCCAACGAGTACCACGAAATCCGCGTGGCAGTGAACGGCGCTGGACTGACCGCACGCACCATCATCGGATACTACAGTGAGCCGGAGAACCCCTCGCCTGAGCCCGCAGTGCGCGCGACGGCCCCCGAACAAAGTCCTTCGGCAGACGAGCATACTGTCCGGAAGTTCGTCACTGTGGCGGAACTCATCGCATCACTCGACGCGCTGAAGGGCCAAAGCGACGCCGTCGCGGCCCGCGAGATCGAGCATCTCCAACTCACTGAGCGATTGAGCAGCGCAAAGTTCGCTTCACTCAGCAGCCTGATGCCCGGAGAAAAATCGAAGGCGGCATTGACGGCGCTTGTGGACTCATCTGTATTTCTCATGCCGCCGGCTAACGAGATTCCAGCTCTTGCTGCGCCTGATCTGGTCGCCCAACGACGGATCGTTTCCCTTGCCGTGAACTACCTGGGCCAGGTTGTTCCGAAGCTGCCGAACTTCTTTGCCCGGCGGACAACGGTCCGCTTTGAAGGCCTCCAGACCGTCGCCAAGAACGGAGCTGCTCCACAGGACCATCCTCCACTCCGCCGGGCGAATGAGGAGACAGTGACCGTTCTTTATCGCGATGGAAAAGAAGTGGTAGGCAACGGTCGCGACAAGGCCGATGCGCGGCAAACCGAGCTTGTCACGCGAGGCATCTTCGGCCCGGTGCTCTCAACGGTCGTCGTGGACGCTTCCCACGGGGACATGAAGTGGAGTCACTGGGAGACCGGGCCAAACGGGGCGATGGCAGTATTCGCATACAACGTGTCGGAGGCCCAATCGCATTACCAGGTCTCTTCCGCGGCTCTCTTGAACACCAGCGGCAGTACGGCTGGATTCATTACGGCATATCACGGAGAGATCGGGATCGACCCCGCATCGGGAACGATCCTGCGATTGGCCCTTCAAGCGGACCTGGCTCCCGGCCCGCCCCTGGATCGCGCCGACATCATGGTGGAGTATGGCGCAGTGGAGATCGGCAGCAAGGACTACATCTGCCCCTTGCGCAGCGTGTCATTTTCGTCTGAGGGATCGCCTGCGAAGAACGGCGGCCCTGCGGGCACGCGGTATGCAACTCGCCTGAACGATGTCGTGTTCGACAACTATCACGTCTTCCGCTCGGACATGCGAATCGTGCCGGAATAG
- a CDS encoding cupin domain-containing protein, translating into MDRRRFLEMSSIAALGAAPVKEALAMGDVKPMGGMPLMIAGPEDARIYKLAGGGEARLMATGENTNGTWWMGRFREDPGFMTHYHYHPNTDEQFYVLDGVLSLYTDGRWHELGPGSLGVMPRGKPHAQGNRGNVPVHVIGTGAPAGFEQMFPAMDELLKRTTPGSPEFIAEFQKICSRCDIVSLGPAPK; encoded by the coding sequence ATGGACCGAAGGAGATTTCTGGAAATGTCGTCGATCGCCGCGCTGGGAGCAGCGCCGGTAAAGGAGGCACTTGCGATGGGAGATGTGAAGCCGATGGGAGGGATGCCGCTGATGATCGCGGGCCCCGAGGATGCGCGGATCTACAAACTGGCGGGCGGCGGCGAGGCCCGGCTAATGGCTACGGGAGAGAACACGAACGGGACCTGGTGGATGGGCCGGTTCCGGGAAGATCCCGGATTTATGACGCACTACCATTACCATCCCAATACCGATGAGCAGTTCTACGTGCTCGACGGAGTTTTGTCGCTCTACACCGATGGTAGGTGGCACGAACTCGGGCCCGGTTCGCTGGGTGTGATGCCGCGCGGGAAGCCGCATGCCCAAGGCAATCGAGGGAACGTGCCGGTGCACGTGATCGGCACAGGCGCTCCGGCGGGATTCGAGCAAATGTTTCCGGCGATGGATGAGTTGCTGAAGCGGACAACGCCCGGAAGTCCCGAGTTCATTGCGGAGTTCCAGAAGATATGTTCGCGGTGCGATATCGTGTCGCTGGGGCCGGCGCCCAAGTAG
- a CDS encoding TetR/AcrR family transcriptional regulator, translating to MARVNKNRPQPPAPPPEPASSGRVAQRNRTRAAIIDATMQLMAGGATPSMSEIAAAAQVSRRTLYMYFPTLEQLLITATLGALTRDTIDHVLAGFTSHDPAQRVEELSRALGAYSSQSMHLGRALIRLTVEGTEPAAGGPRRGYRRVQWIEHALAPARPLLSADEFERLVSALCVLIGWEPIIALHDVRCLNQKQTDDVLAFAVRAVVEKALREATKQPRQPNQRASRRGQS from the coding sequence ATGGCCCGCGTCAACAAAAATCGTCCGCAGCCCCCCGCACCTCCTCCGGAGCCTGCAAGCTCCGGCCGCGTAGCCCAGCGCAACCGCACACGTGCGGCCATCATCGACGCCACAATGCAGCTGATGGCGGGCGGTGCCACGCCTTCCATGTCGGAGATAGCGGCCGCTGCTCAGGTGTCGCGGCGCACGCTTTACATGTATTTCCCCACGCTCGAGCAGCTGCTCATTACTGCCACACTTGGCGCGCTCACCCGCGATACGATCGATCACGTGCTCGCCGGGTTTACCTCTCATGACCCTGCGCAGCGTGTCGAGGAACTCAGCCGTGCGCTGGGTGCTTACTCATCGCAGTCGATGCACCTGGGGCGCGCCCTGATCCGCCTTACTGTGGAGGGAACAGAACCCGCAGCGGGTGGGCCGCGGCGCGGCTATCGCCGTGTGCAATGGATCGAGCACGCTCTTGCCCCAGCGCGGCCGCTGCTCTCCGCAGACGAATTCGAGCGTCTCGTCTCTGCTTTGTGCGTTCTCATTGGCTGGGAACCCATCATTGCACTTCACGACGTACGCTGCCTCAACCAGAAGCAGACGGACGATGTACTCGCATTTGCGGTCCGCGCCGTAGTCGAAAAGGCCCTGAGAGAAGCGACGAAACAGCCCCGCCAACCGAACCAACGTGCGTCCCGCCGCGGACAAAGTTGA
- the murJ gene encoding murein biosynthesis integral membrane protein MurJ, translated as MSEQSTSIKKSSTRAHSMAVASGILLSRLIGLVRDRVFAHYFGNTDAADAFRAAFRIPNFLQNLFGEGVLSASFIPVYARLNAEDRHEEASQLAEAVFVILVLLTSVLTVVGIFATPWLIDLIAPGFHGDKRLLTIKLVQILFPGAALLVLSAWCLGILNSHRKFFLSYAAPVMWNVAMIATLLWGGQRHRGADLIVLLAMGSVVGSGLQFAAQVPTVLKFLWPLRVRLHAGEHVRTVAKNFFPVFLSRGVVQISAYIDSWLASFLGTGAVSALGYAQTLYTLPVSLFGMAVAAAELPAMSAELGSRSEISAALRQRLTAGLQQIAFFVIPSAVGFVLLGDVIVALIYRSGQFQHRDVLFVWGVLACSAVGLLASTSGRLYSSAFYALRNTRTPLNFAMIRVALTLGLGYLFALPLPRMLGIDQRWGTAGLTLSAGIAGWLEFLLLRRGMHKRIGEVPSGAGRIVRLWAVAIGAGLAGVGIRRLLPFHDPRLVGPVVLAVYGALYLGVTQAMGIGNMGAINRLLGRRR; from the coding sequence TTGAGCGAGCAATCTACATCGATTAAGAAATCCTCTACACGGGCGCATTCGATGGCCGTGGCTTCGGGCATTCTGCTGAGCCGGCTGATCGGGCTGGTGCGGGACCGCGTATTTGCGCATTATTTCGGCAACACCGACGCGGCGGACGCGTTCCGGGCAGCGTTCCGCATTCCTAATTTTCTGCAGAATCTGTTTGGCGAAGGGGTGCTGTCCGCGTCGTTCATCCCGGTGTATGCACGGCTGAACGCGGAAGACAGGCACGAAGAGGCGTCGCAACTCGCGGAAGCGGTTTTCGTGATTTTGGTGCTGCTCACCAGTGTGCTGACGGTGGTGGGGATCTTCGCCACGCCGTGGCTGATCGACCTGATCGCGCCGGGCTTTCACGGTGACAAGCGGCTGCTGACCATCAAGCTGGTGCAGATTCTGTTTCCGGGAGCGGCGCTGCTGGTGCTGTCGGCGTGGTGCCTGGGAATTCTGAACAGCCACCGCAAATTCTTTTTGTCGTACGCTGCACCGGTGATGTGGAACGTGGCGATGATCGCCACGCTGCTGTGGGGCGGCCAGCGTCATCGCGGCGCGGATTTGATTGTGCTGCTGGCGATGGGCTCCGTGGTGGGCAGCGGGCTGCAGTTTGCCGCGCAGGTTCCCACGGTGCTGAAGTTCCTTTGGCCACTGCGGGTGCGGCTGCATGCGGGCGAGCATGTACGGACGGTGGCGAAGAACTTCTTCCCAGTGTTTCTGAGCCGCGGCGTGGTGCAGATCAGCGCGTATATCGATTCGTGGCTGGCCAGTTTTCTAGGGACTGGCGCGGTGTCGGCGCTGGGTTACGCGCAGACGCTGTACACGCTGCCGGTGAGTTTGTTCGGCATGGCCGTGGCGGCTGCAGAGCTGCCAGCGATGTCTGCCGAGTTGGGTTCGCGGAGCGAGATTTCCGCGGCGCTTCGGCAGAGGCTGACGGCGGGATTGCAGCAGATTGCGTTCTTCGTGATTCCGTCGGCGGTGGGTTTTGTGCTGCTGGGCGATGTCATTGTTGCGCTGATTTATCGGTCGGGCCAGTTCCAGCATAGAGATGTGCTGTTCGTGTGGGGCGTGCTGGCGTGCTCGGCTGTGGGACTGCTGGCGTCGACGTCGGGGCGGCTGTATTCGTCGGCGTTCTACGCGCTGCGAAATACGCGGACGCCGCTGAACTTCGCGATGATTCGCGTGGCGCTGACGCTGGGGCTGGGGTATTTGTTCGCGCTTCCGCTGCCTAGGATGCTGGGAATCGATCAGCGATGGGGGACGGCGGGACTGACGCTGTCGGCGGGAATCGCTGGGTGGCTGGAGTTCCTGCTGCTGCGGCGGGGTATGCACAAGCGCATTGGCGAGGTTCCCTCGGGCGCAGGCAGGATCGTGCGGCTGTGGGCAGTGGCGATTGGCGCTGGCCTAGCGGGGGTGGGAATAAGGCGGCTGCTTCCTTTCCATGACCCGCGGCTGGTGGGGCCGGTTGTGCTGGCGGTCTATGGAGCGCTCTACCTTGGCGTAACGCAGGCGATGGGCATCGGCAATATGGGCGCGATCAACCGATTGCTGGGTCGGCGGCGGTAA
- the bglX gene encoding beta-glucosidase BglX, with the protein MFRKTALILLVLATVAKTYGQAISRDESEQRAQALLKQMNLDEKVGQLNQSAGIQMPMLGSEKPDTLIEQGRVGSILWLTNVKEINRLQHIAVEKSRLHIPILFAFDVIHGYRTVFPVPLAMASSWDPGVEEQAQHFAAQDARAAGIEWTFTPMVDIARDARWGRIVEGAGEDPYLGKAMAAAQVRGFQGDQLGPDSVLVCVKHFAGYGAADGGRDYDSSYIPEELFRNVYLAPFYAAAKAGAGSFMSAYMDLNDVPASGNKWLLTDILRNEWGFKGFLVSDAFAVGSLQVHGYAKDPSDAAYKAITAGLNMDMASQTYTKNLAQLVKDGKVTEAQIDAMVLPILAAKYQLGLFDHPYADESKVEATLNRPEGLTLERKLAARSMVLLKNDKQTLPLKTSIKKIALIGPLGDSTHDIEGGWTVEGLFGNGSKSHPVTLLAGLKNKLPNAQISTVSGPELSRVFPGLLDQLAGKKVLPPPTPQETADWIAKVKAAASDADLVVAAMGEIASMSSEASSRATLDLPGIQQQMLEAAVATGKPVVLVLLAGRPLDIRWPAEHVPAILEAWYPGTEGGNAIADVLFGDVNPGGKLPVSWPRVAGAEPLYYNHNLTHEPEDRPQFTSRYWDIQSKPLYPFGYGLSYTTFKFANLKLSQASIGTDGSTQVSVEVTNTGSVAGDAVGQVYIHQRWGSASRPVRQLKGFQRVALQPGETKTLTFPLGKDELEFWSPQTKNWVVEPSTFDVWAGEDSTAPLHAELTVTQ; encoded by the coding sequence ATGTTTCGAAAAACAGCGCTCATTCTTCTTGTGCTCGCAACCGTCGCCAAAACCTACGGCCAGGCCATCAGCCGCGACGAATCCGAGCAACGTGCTCAGGCCCTTCTCAAGCAGATGAATCTTGATGAAAAGGTGGGTCAGCTCAATCAATCTGCAGGCATCCAGATGCCTATGCTCGGATCCGAAAAGCCTGACACCCTCATCGAGCAGGGCCGAGTCGGCTCCATCCTCTGGCTCACCAACGTGAAGGAGATCAATCGCCTGCAGCACATCGCGGTTGAGAAATCCCGCCTCCACATTCCCATCCTCTTCGCATTCGATGTCATCCACGGCTATCGCACGGTGTTTCCGGTGCCGCTCGCCATGGCCTCTTCGTGGGACCCGGGTGTTGAGGAGCAGGCACAGCACTTCGCCGCGCAGGACGCCCGCGCCGCCGGCATCGAGTGGACCTTCACCCCCATGGTCGACATCGCCCGTGATGCGCGCTGGGGACGCATCGTCGAAGGCGCAGGTGAAGATCCTTACTTGGGCAAAGCCATGGCCGCCGCCCAGGTGCGCGGCTTTCAGGGCGATCAACTCGGCCCCGACTCGGTCCTCGTCTGCGTCAAGCACTTTGCTGGATACGGCGCTGCAGATGGCGGCCGCGACTATGACTCCTCGTACATTCCCGAAGAGCTCTTCCGCAATGTCTATCTCGCTCCGTTCTACGCGGCGGCGAAGGCAGGCGCCGGCTCCTTCATGTCTGCTTACATGGACTTGAATGACGTCCCTGCCAGCGGCAACAAGTGGCTGCTTACTGACATCCTCCGCAACGAGTGGGGCTTCAAGGGCTTCCTCGTCTCCGATGCCTTCGCGGTGGGTAGTCTGCAGGTTCACGGCTACGCGAAGGACCCCAGCGATGCCGCTTACAAAGCCATCACGGCCGGCCTCAACATGGACATGGCGAGCCAGACCTACACCAAAAATCTCGCCCAGCTCGTAAAGGACGGCAAGGTCACCGAAGCCCAGATCGACGCAATGGTGCTTCCCATCCTCGCGGCCAAATATCAGCTCGGCCTGTTCGACCATCCCTACGCCGACGAATCAAAGGTCGAAGCCACGCTGAACCGTCCCGAGGGCCTCACCCTCGAGCGCAAGCTGGCCGCGCGTTCCATGGTGCTGCTGAAGAACGATAAGCAGACGCTGCCGCTCAAGACCTCGATCAAGAAGATCGCGCTCATCGGTCCTCTCGGTGACTCTACCCACGACATCGAAGGCGGCTGGACCGTCGAAGGCCTCTTCGGCAACGGCTCCAAGAGCCACCCCGTTACCCTGCTCGCCGGCCTCAAGAACAAGCTACCCAACGCGCAGATCTCCACCGTCTCCGGCCCCGAGCTCTCGCGCGTCTTCCCGGGTCTTCTCGATCAACTCGCCGGTAAGAAGGTACTGCCCCCGCCCACCCCGCAGGAGACGGCCGACTGGATCGCCAAAGTCAAAGCCGCCGCTTCTGACGCCGACCTGGTCGTCGCTGCCATGGGCGAAATCGCCAGCATGAGCAGTGAAGCTTCATCGCGCGCCACGCTCGACCTCCCTGGCATCCAGCAGCAGATGCTTGAAGCTGCAGTCGCCACGGGCAAGCCGGTTGTGCTGGTGCTGCTCGCCGGCCGTCCCCTCGACATCCGCTGGCCCGCGGAGCATGTGCCCGCCATCCTTGAAGCCTGGTATCCCGGAACCGAAGGCGGCAACGCCATCGCGGACGTCCTCTTTGGCGATGTGAATCCCGGAGGCAAGCTGCCCGTGAGCTGGCCGCGCGTAGCCGGCGCCGAGCCCCTCTACTACAACCACAACCTCACTCACGAGCCAGAAGACCGCCCGCAGTTCACCTCGCGTTACTGGGATATCCAGTCCAAGCCGCTCTACCCCTTCGGATACGGCCTCAGCTACACAACCTTCAAGTTCGCAAACCTCAAGCTGAGCCAGGCCAGCATCGGAACCGACGGCAGCACGCAGGTTTCGGTCGAAGTGACGAATACAGGCTCGGTCGCGGGAGATGCTGTCGGACAGGTCTACATCCACCAGCGCTGGGGATCGGCTTCGCGCCCCGTGCGCCAGCTCAAGGGCTTTCAGCGCGTAGCCCTCCAGCCCGGCGAAACCAAAACGCTGACCTTCCCCCTGGGCAAGGATGAGCTCGAGTTCTGGAGCCCGCAGACCAAGAACTGGGTGGTTGAGCCAAGCACGTTCGACGTATGGGCGGGTGAGGATTCCACCGCCCCCCTCCACGCCGAACTGACCGTCACGCAATAA
- a CDS encoding dihydrofolate reductase family protein — protein MTTLGDAGMCVTLHMVASLDGFIARKDNSVSWLEDSGAVYEAGATVSTEEAEAFVKTIDCYVMGSHTYQHALELGWVYGDTPTVVVTSRELTSARASVEFYSGDLKALLEERLAPRFRNIWLVGGAMLSQRFLELGLVDEIRLTVAPVLLGDGLRLFGEMQQSRWGLKNVTAYKNGFVELHYAATKG, from the coding sequence ATGACGACCTTGGGAGATGCCGGAATGTGCGTGACGTTGCATATGGTTGCGAGTCTCGATGGGTTTATCGCACGGAAGGACAACAGCGTCTCGTGGCTGGAGGACTCCGGAGCTGTCTACGAGGCGGGAGCTACGGTTTCAACTGAAGAGGCCGAGGCGTTCGTGAAGACCATCGATTGCTATGTGATGGGCTCGCATACGTATCAGCATGCGCTGGAGCTGGGGTGGGTGTATGGCGATACGCCGACGGTTGTGGTGACTTCAAGGGAGTTGACCTCGGCTCGGGCGAGTGTCGAGTTTTATTCGGGCGATCTCAAGGCGCTTTTGGAAGAGAGGCTTGCGCCGCGATTCAGGAACATCTGGCTGGTGGGCGGGGCGATGTTGTCGCAGCGATTTCTTGAGCTGGGGCTGGTGGATGAGATTCGTTTGACTGTGGCGCCGGTTTTGCTGGGGGATGGGCTGAGGCTGTTCGGGGAGATGCAGCAGAGCAGGTGGGGTTTGAAGAATGTGACGGCTTATAAGAATGGGTTTGTGGAACTGCACTATGCGGCGACGAAGGGGTGA
- a CDS encoding DEAD/DEAH box helicase, producing the protein MSNQFSQFSISPALLAKLNHNKFTTPTPVQAGAIPPALEGRDVLATAQTGTGKTLSFLLPIIEMLQKTPEKTANALVLLPTRELAMQVEKAYRTIRPSANDMVALVVGGLAEGPQLDTIRRGARLIVATPGRLEDYIKRRLVKLDNIKMLVFDEVDRMLDMGFQPAIARICAELPKQRQTLCYSATLEGQVKDVAQKYLTNPVRIEIGNVSKPAESVDLRAFEVTKENKQELLEHLLGQDQGSFLVFVRTKHGADRLAHRLSRSGHAATQIHGDRSQSQRNSALRSFTEGRHRVLVATDVAARGIDVKNIAHVVNYDLPKLAEDFVHRVGRTGRASRKGVASTFAMPDEKRELQKIERALSIQMKRYRVRSAETAVA; encoded by the coding sequence TTGTCCAATCAGTTTTCTCAGTTCTCCATCTCGCCGGCGCTGCTGGCGAAGCTCAACCACAACAAGTTCACCACCCCCACGCCCGTACAGGCCGGGGCAATTCCGCCCGCTCTCGAGGGCCGCGACGTGCTCGCCACCGCCCAGACTGGCACCGGCAAGACGCTGAGCTTCCTGCTTCCCATTATCGAGATGCTGCAGAAGACCCCCGAAAAGACCGCCAACGCGCTCGTCCTGTTGCCCACGCGCGAGCTCGCCATGCAGGTCGAAAAGGCGTACCGCACCATCCGGCCGAGCGCTAACGACATGGTCGCGCTCGTTGTCGGCGGCCTCGCAGAGGGTCCGCAGCTCGACACCATTCGCCGCGGCGCCCGTCTCATCGTTGCCACCCCGGGCCGCCTTGAGGACTACATCAAGCGTCGCCTCGTCAAGCTCGACAACATCAAGATGCTTGTCTTCGACGAAGTCGACCGCATGCTCGACATGGGCTTCCAGCCCGCCATCGCACGCATCTGCGCCGAGCTTCCCAAGCAGCGCCAGACCCTGTGCTACTCGGCCACGCTTGAAGGCCAGGTGAAGGACGTCGCGCAGAAGTACCTCACCAACCCGGTCCGCATTGAGATCGGCAATGTCTCCAAGCCAGCCGAGAGCGTTGACCTGCGTGCCTTTGAAGTCACGAAGGAGAACAAGCAGGAACTGCTCGAGCACCTGCTCGGCCAGGACCAGGGCAGCTTCCTCGTCTTCGTGCGCACCAAGCACGGCGCCGATCGCCTCGCCCACCGCCTCAGCCGCTCCGGCCACGCCGCCACCCAGATCCACGGCGACCGCTCCCAGTCGCAGCGCAACTCTGCACTGCGCAGCTTTACTGAGGGCAGGCACCGCGTGCTGGTAGCCACAGACGTCGCCGCCCGCGGCATCGACGTCAAGAACATCGCCCACGTGGTCAACTACGACCTCCCCAAGCTGGCCGAAGACTTCGTGCACCGCGTGGGCCGCACCGGCCGCGCCTCCCGCAAGGGCGTAGCCAGCACCTTCGCCATGCCCGATGAGAAGCGCGAACTGCAGAAGATCGAAAGGGCGCTTTCGATTCAGATGAAGCGCTACCGCGTCCGCTCGGCTGAGACAGCCGTGGCCTAA
- a CDS encoding glycosyltransferase family 87 protein encodes MSSEQTNTSSTEGVKLAGATSSTADEQSGKSSVGRKVAAGAILLAGVGYVLTLFVMGLSDRNAAERDFISYWAAGSLAVQGGNPYDPEAVRQLEVNAGRDRNAMVLVMRNPPVALPLVAPLGLVSPKVALIAWLILLIGSFGASIWLVWLMHGKPGSSYHLIAIGFAPALACLMAGQFGMFLLLGVVLFLYSEQRRPMLAGAALLLCTFKPHLFVPVGVVLALWIVTARKWRVAVGCVGAVTAALGIALAIDPQAVNQYLSFMRAGEAASERIPALSVALRFAISPHSTWIQFVPLILACAWAGWYFWTRREQWNWGDHGMIVLLVAAMCAPYGFLTDECMLLPALLAGVYTAVERKRSLVPIAFFAGAALLELLAGVEMKTPYFMWTTPAWLVWYLYATRGSIEAESRSISAPAL; translated from the coding sequence ATGTCCTCTGAACAGACCAATACGAGCAGCACCGAGGGAGTCAAACTGGCTGGCGCCACCTCATCTACGGCGGACGAGCAGAGCGGGAAATCGTCCGTTGGCCGCAAAGTAGCCGCGGGTGCGATCCTGCTGGCGGGCGTGGGGTATGTGCTGACGCTCTTCGTGATGGGGCTCAGCGACCGCAACGCAGCAGAGCGCGACTTCATTTCTTATTGGGCGGCCGGAAGCCTGGCCGTGCAGGGCGGGAATCCGTACGATCCTGAGGCGGTGCGGCAACTCGAGGTGAACGCCGGGCGGGATCGGAATGCGATGGTGCTGGTGATGCGCAATCCTCCGGTTGCGCTTCCCCTGGTGGCACCGCTGGGTCTAGTCAGCCCCAAGGTCGCGCTCATTGCGTGGCTGATTCTGCTGATAGGTTCTTTTGGCGCTTCAATCTGGTTGGTCTGGCTGATGCATGGCAAGCCGGGGAGTTCGTACCACTTGATAGCGATCGGCTTTGCGCCGGCGCTGGCGTGCCTGATGGCGGGCCAATTTGGGATGTTTCTGCTGCTGGGCGTGGTTCTGTTTTTGTACTCTGAACAGAGGCGGCCGATGCTGGCGGGCGCAGCCCTGCTGTTGTGCACATTCAAGCCGCATCTGTTTGTGCCGGTCGGCGTTGTGCTGGCGCTTTGGATTGTGACTGCGCGTAAGTGGCGCGTGGCTGTGGGATGCGTCGGGGCAGTGACTGCGGCGCTGGGCATTGCTCTCGCTATCGATCCACAGGCGGTGAATCAGTACCTCTCGTTCATGCGCGCGGGCGAGGCCGCGTCGGAACGCATTCCAGCGCTAAGTGTCGCGCTGCGTTTTGCCATCAGCCCGCATAGCACGTGGATTCAGTTCGTACCGCTCATCCTGGCATGCGCATGGGCCGGCTGGTACTTCTGGACGCGCCGCGAGCAGTGGAACTGGGGCGACCACGGAATGATTGTGCTGCTGGTGGCCGCGATGTGCGCGCCTTATGGGTTCCTCACGGACGAATGCATGCTGCTGCCGGCATTGCTGGCCGGTGTGTACACCGCGGTTGAGCGCAAGCGATCGCTGGTGCCAATTGCGTTCTTTGCCGGCGCGGCCCTGCTGGAGTTGCTGGCCGGCGTGGAGATGAAGACGCCGTACTTCATGTGGACCACGCCCGCATGGCTGGTGTGGTATCTCTACGCGACGCGCGGCAGCATAGAAGCAGAAAGCCGGAGCATCTCTGCCCCGGCTCTCTAA
- the rplM gene encoding 50S ribosomal protein L13, translating to MSTFVPSGKNIDRKWYVVDASGQTLGRLATKAASVLSGKLNPQYVPYIDMGDHVIVINADKVRLTGLKSQSKVYRRYTGFPGGLREESFTRLLARKPEKILEEAIKGMLPKTKLGRQMGTKLKVYRGDKHPHDAQKPVALEVA from the coding sequence ATGTCGACCTTTGTTCCGAGCGGCAAAAACATTGACCGCAAGTGGTATGTGGTAGATGCCAGCGGCCAGACTCTGGGCCGGCTGGCCACCAAGGCTGCCAGCGTTCTGAGCGGCAAGCTGAACCCCCAGTATGTGCCGTACATTGACATGGGTGACCACGTCATCGTGATCAACGCCGATAAGGTTCGCCTTACCGGCCTCAAGAGCCAGAGCAAGGTCTATCGCCGCTACACCGGCTTCCCCGGCGGCCTTCGCGAGGAGTCGTTCACCCGCCTGCTCGCCCGCAAGCCCGAGAAGATCCTCGAAGAGGCCATCAAGGGCATGCTGCCCAAGACCAAGCTCGGCCGCCAGATGGGCACCAAGCTGAAGGTCTACCGCGGCGACAAGCACCCCCACGACGCGCAGAAGCCCGTCGCGCTCGAAGTGGCGTAG